The following are encoded in a window of Nakamurella sp. A5-74 genomic DNA:
- a CDS encoding aldehyde dehydrogenase family protein has product MLIGGEWVPAVAGEWIDVVSAGQRSLTLARVPRGRDEDADRAVKAARAAFPAWRSLHFKERQKLLLQVADALSDAAEELSLMTARDTGNALRTQARPESQTLVDLFRYFGGIAGEFKGVTLPAGDGQLQYTRREPLGVVAGILPWNSPLMIAGFKTPAALAAGNTVVLKAAEDAPLTILKMAEIAGRFLPPGVLNVVTGYGQEIGEALVQHPGVDKVSFTGSTPVGRHVASAAGERLAHLSLELGGKSPSVVFPSAASDPAQVDALTSNLLLSTRFARQGQSCTAGSRLFIHADVYDQVLEAVAAKAGAMKVGDPLDETTDMGAIINEKQFDRIRGYISDGKAQQGVELALDCSESIPAGLDGYFQGPTIFSMGSNDWRVAREEIFGPVLVAIPFSDADEAIRMANDSHYGLAAYVWSNDLNEALDAAHRIESGWVQVNQGGGQVIGQAYGGYKSSGIGREVSLEGAMEGFTQMKQINIKIG; this is encoded by the coding sequence ATGTTGATCGGCGGTGAATGGGTGCCTGCCGTCGCCGGTGAGTGGATCGACGTCGTCTCCGCGGGACAGCGGTCGCTGACCCTCGCCCGGGTGCCGCGGGGTCGTGACGAGGACGCAGATCGCGCCGTGAAGGCGGCGCGTGCGGCATTCCCGGCGTGGCGGTCACTGCATTTCAAGGAGCGGCAGAAGCTCCTGCTGCAGGTCGCCGACGCACTGTCCGATGCGGCCGAGGAGCTGTCGTTGATGACGGCCAGGGACACCGGCAACGCGCTGCGTACCCAGGCCCGTCCCGAATCGCAGACGCTCGTCGATCTGTTCCGCTACTTCGGTGGGATCGCCGGTGAGTTCAAGGGTGTCACCCTGCCTGCGGGCGACGGTCAGCTGCAGTACACCCGTCGTGAACCACTCGGCGTCGTCGCCGGCATCCTGCCGTGGAACTCGCCGTTGATGATCGCCGGTTTCAAGACCCCTGCAGCGTTGGCTGCCGGCAACACCGTCGTGCTCAAGGCGGCGGAGGACGCACCGCTCACGATCCTCAAGATGGCCGAGATCGCCGGTCGCTTCCTGCCACCGGGCGTGCTGAACGTCGTCACCGGCTACGGCCAGGAGATCGGCGAGGCGCTGGTCCAGCATCCCGGGGTCGACAAGGTCTCCTTCACCGGTTCGACGCCGGTCGGCCGGCACGTCGCCTCGGCGGCGGGGGAGCGGCTGGCGCATCTGTCGCTGGAACTCGGCGGAAAGAGCCCGTCCGTCGTCTTCCCGTCGGCGGCCTCCGACCCGGCCCAGGTCGATGCGTTGACCTCGAACCTGTTGCTGTCCACCAGGTTCGCCCGCCAGGGCCAGTCGTGTACCGCTGGTTCGCGGTTGTTCATCCACGCCGACGTCTACGACCAGGTGCTGGAAGCTGTGGCGGCCAAGGCAGGCGCGATGAAGGTGGGCGATCCGCTCGATGAGACCACCGACATGGGCGCGATCATCAACGAGAAGCAGTTCGACCGGATCCGTGGCTACATCAGCGACGGCAAGGCGCAGCAGGGCGTCGAGCTCGCGCTGGACTGCTCGGAGAGCATCCCGGCCGGTCTGGACGGCTACTTCCAGGGTCCGACCATCTTCTCGATGGGTTCGAACGACTGGCGGGTGGCGCGGGAGGAGATCTTCGGGCCGGTGCTGGTGGCGATCCCGTTCTCGGACGCCGACGAGGCGATCCGGATGGCCAACGATTCGCACTACGGGCTCGCGGCCTACGTGTGGTCCAACGACCTGAACGAGGCACTCGATGCCGCGCACCGGATCGAATCCGGGTGGGTCCAGGTCAACCAGGGCGGCGGTCAGGTGATCGGCCAGGCCTACGGCGGGTACAAGTCCTCCGGCATCGGCCGAGAGGTGTCGCTCGAGGGCGCGATGGAGGGTTTCACCCAGATGAAGCAGATCAACATCAAGATCGGCTGA
- a CDS encoding replication-associated recombination protein A: MSGDPGLFAQGSADNSAGDNSAPTRTTGLPPDRTVDAGSPLAVRMRPATLDEVLGQDHLLGPGAPLRRLVQGGAPSSMLLYGPPGTGKTTLATLVAGATGRNFAQLSALSAGVKEVRAVIAEARDSLRRTGEQTVLFIDEVHRFSKTQQDSLLGAVEERTVILIGATTENPYFSVVSPLLSRSLVLQLKSLTDEDLATLLDRAVADPRGLDGTVTLADDAKAHLVALGGGDARRVLTALEAAADSVLETGGELVDLAAVERAVDRAAVRYDRDGDQHYDVISAFIKSIRGSDTDAALHYLARMIEAGEDPRFIARRLMVHASEDVGMADPTALQTAVAAAQVVQLVGLPEARIALAQATIHLATAPKSNAVVLAIDSAMADVRGGKAGTVPAQLRDGHYPGAKKLGNATGYTYPHDLPEGVARQQYPPDELIGTDYYRPTGRGVERAVGERLPKLRALIRGLRS, from the coding sequence ATGAGTGGCGATCCCGGGCTGTTCGCCCAGGGGAGTGCGGACAACTCCGCCGGTGACAACAGTGCCCCTACCCGGACGACCGGGTTGCCGCCGGACCGTACGGTGGACGCCGGCTCGCCATTGGCCGTGCGGATGCGGCCGGCGACCCTGGACGAGGTGCTCGGCCAGGACCATCTGCTGGGCCCGGGCGCGCCGCTGCGCCGGTTGGTGCAGGGCGGTGCGCCGTCCTCGATGTTGCTGTACGGGCCCCCGGGCACCGGGAAGACGACCCTGGCAACGCTGGTGGCCGGAGCGACCGGGCGCAACTTCGCCCAACTCTCCGCGCTCAGCGCCGGCGTCAAGGAGGTGCGCGCCGTCATCGCGGAGGCCCGGGACTCGTTGCGTCGCACCGGAGAACAGACGGTACTGTTCATCGACGAGGTGCATCGGTTCTCCAAGACCCAGCAGGATTCACTGCTGGGCGCGGTCGAGGAACGCACGGTCATCCTGATCGGCGCCACCACCGAGAATCCGTACTTCTCCGTCGTCTCCCCGCTGCTGTCGCGCTCGTTGGTACTGCAGCTCAAGTCGCTGACCGATGAGGACCTGGCCACGCTGCTGGACCGGGCGGTCGCCGACCCGCGCGGGCTCGATGGCACCGTCACCCTGGCTGACGACGCGAAGGCGCACCTGGTCGCACTGGGCGGCGGTGACGCCCGCCGGGTGCTCACCGCGCTGGAGGCAGCAGCAGACAGCGTGCTGGAGACCGGCGGCGAACTGGTCGACCTGGCCGCCGTCGAGCGGGCAGTCGATCGCGCGGCCGTCCGCTACGACCGTGACGGCGACCAGCACTACGACGTCATCAGCGCGTTCATCAAATCGATCCGCGGCAGCGACACCGATGCCGCCCTGCACTACCTGGCCCGGATGATCGAAGCCGGTGAGGATCCCCGGTTCATCGCCCGGCGGTTGATGGTGCACGCCTCGGAGGACGTCGGGATGGCCGATCCGACGGCCCTGCAGACGGCGGTGGCCGCCGCGCAGGTGGTGCAGCTGGTCGGCCTGCCCGAGGCCCGGATCGCCCTGGCCCAGGCCACGATCCACCTGGCCACCGCGCCGAAGTCCAATGCCGTCGTGCTGGCGATCGACTCCGCGATGGCGGACGTCCGCGGCGGGAAGGCCGGTACCGTTCCCGCCCAGCTGCGGGACGGGCACTACCCCGGCGCGAAGAAACTGGGCAACGCCACCGGCTACACCTATCCGCACGATCTTCCTGAAGGTGTTGCGCGTCAACAGTATCCACCGGACGAGTTGATCGGCACCGACTACTACCGACCGACCGGGCGCGGTGTCGAACGTGCGGTGGGGGAGCGGCTGCCCAAGCTCAGGGCGTTGATCAGGGGACTCAGGAGCTGA
- a CDS encoding MFS transporter — MSNPPDLAKNISAPEPTEQSKLRKIVAASMAGTVVEWYEFFVYGTAVALGVFSVVFFPGETAKTGLIYGFSTYAIGFIARPLGGLVFGHFGDKIGRKKLLQLSIFIVGIATFLMGCIPAYGDATLGSGFSLDPAGAGIGIGAPVLLIILRFIQGFAVGGEWGGAVLLISEHAPKEKRAFYGSFPQVGVPLGNLVATVVMLVLYSTMDTTEFNHWGWRIAFWLSAVIVFIGWYIRRSVEDAPIFKQASEREAEIVSNRPAFVDVFRHYPREILVSMMCRAGENVLYYTVVTFSITYLSGVGIKPVPILTFMLIAHFLEIFWIPYVAAWADKIGRRPIYLAGALGMVAYAWVGFLLFDGSRNGGSPLFFTLGLVLGVFIHGLMYAVQPALMSEMFPTKIRYTAVSIGSQLTSVVSGSIAPLIGVALLGNVAAKGTAVGDITSANSTWGSVSIYIAAMGLVSVVGTLLYKETKGKDLAEVDAADPRLREAGVR; from the coding sequence ATGAGTAACCCCCCCGATCTGGCGAAGAACATCTCCGCGCCGGAACCCACCGAACAGTCCAAACTCCGCAAGATCGTCGCGGCATCGATGGCCGGCACGGTCGTCGAGTGGTACGAGTTCTTCGTCTACGGCACCGCGGTGGCGCTGGGCGTCTTCAGCGTCGTGTTCTTCCCCGGCGAGACGGCCAAGACCGGTCTGATCTATGGCTTCTCCACCTACGCGATCGGTTTCATCGCGCGACCGCTCGGCGGCCTGGTCTTCGGCCACTTCGGCGACAAGATCGGCCGGAAGAAGCTGCTGCAGCTGTCGATCTTCATCGTCGGGATCGCCACCTTCCTCATGGGGTGCATCCCGGCCTACGGGGACGCCACCCTGGGCAGTGGCTTCAGCCTGGACCCGGCCGGTGCCGGAATCGGCATCGGGGCTCCCGTGCTGCTGATCATCCTTCGGTTCATCCAGGGCTTCGCGGTCGGCGGCGAGTGGGGCGGAGCTGTCCTGCTGATCTCCGAGCACGCACCGAAGGAGAAGCGCGCTTTCTACGGCAGCTTCCCGCAGGTCGGTGTTCCGCTGGGCAATCTCGTGGCCACCGTTGTCATGCTCGTCCTCTACTCGACGATGGACACCACCGAGTTCAACCACTGGGGCTGGCGCATCGCGTTCTGGCTGTCCGCGGTGATCGTGTTCATCGGTTGGTACATCCGGCGCAGCGTCGAGGATGCGCCGATCTTCAAGCAGGCCAGTGAACGTGAGGCGGAGATCGTCTCGAACCGACCCGCGTTCGTCGACGTGTTCCGGCACTACCCGCGCGAGATCCTGGTGTCGATGATGTGCCGGGCGGGCGAGAACGTCCTCTACTACACGGTGGTCACGTTCTCCATCACGTACCTGTCCGGGGTCGGGATCAAGCCGGTGCCGATCCTGACGTTCATGCTGATCGCCCATTTCCTGGAGATCTTCTGGATCCCCTACGTCGCGGCCTGGGCGGACAAGATCGGCAGGCGCCCCATCTACCTGGCCGGTGCGCTCGGAATGGTGGCCTATGCCTGGGTCGGGTTCCTGCTCTTCGACGGCAGCCGCAACGGCGGATCGCCGTTGTTCTTCACCCTCGGTCTGGTGCTCGGCGTGTTCATCCACGGCCTGATGTACGCCGTCCAGCCGGCGCTGATGAGCGAGATGTTCCCGACCAAGATCCGGTACACGGCAGTGTCGATCGGGTCCCAGCTCACCAGCGTGGTGTCGGGCTCCATCGCTCCCCTGATCGGTGTGGCGCTGCTCGGCAACGTCGCCGCCAAGGGCACTGCCGTCGGCGACATCACCTCTGCGAACTCGACCTGGGGGTCGGTGTCGATCTACATCGCCGCGATGGGCCTGGTCTCGGTCGTTGGCACGCTGCTCTACAAGGAGACCAAGGGCAAGGACCTCGCCGAAGTGGACGCGGCTGATCCGCGGCTGCGTGAGGCCGGAGTCCGTTGA